Proteins encoded by one window of Arachis ipaensis cultivar K30076 chromosome B04, Araip1.1, whole genome shotgun sequence:
- the LOC107638715 gene encoding putative protein FAR1-RELATED SEQUENCE 10 — protein sequence MTSIPSKNLWIRRQQCPCGDWKCYITYEGDSDEGSRAEELVKAEKASSGAMITPYVGMVFKSDDEAFEYYGNFARKNGFSVRKERSRVSPQLGIYKRDFVCYRSGFAPVKRKPNGEHHRDRKSVRCGCDAKMYLSKEVVEGVSQWFVVQFSNIHNHELLEDDQVRLLPAYRKIHEADQERILLLSKAGFPIHRIVKMLELEKGIQGGQLPYLERDVRNFVQNRKKVVQENEALLSEKRENDLSELLEACKAMKEVDVDFVYDFTVDENDKVENVAWSYGDSVNANAMFGDVVYFDTTYRSITYGLLFGVWFGIDSCGRTIFFGSVLLQDETPQSFSWALQTFVRFMNGRCPQTILTDLDPGLKDAIRSEYPGTKHVIPPWNILYKVPSWFSLHVGPRYAEFKSMFDALIQIENTEEFELQWRDMISVFGFGSDKHIGLLYSVRASWAQSYVRGYFLARMSTIAYSKSIDAFLKGIFAAQTCLRSFFEQIGISANIQHQAHQETHYMHLKTCIPVEEHARSILTPFAFNALQQELLLAMQYAASEMANGSYIVRHFKSMDGERLVIWLAEDEQIHCSCKEFESSGILCRHALRVFILKNYFQLPDKYYLSRWRRECTLLIDDDHNNQITDGEWFQEYQSLAETLFSESSITKERSDYARSELTKELTRILNEVRNLPDTDEVLMNMTVSPTS from the exons ATGACTTCCATACCTTCAAAAAACTTATGGATTAGGAGGCAACAATGCCCTTGTGGGGATTGGAAGTGTTACATTACATATGAGGGTGATTCTGATGAAGGTTCTAGAGCAGAAGAATTGGTAAAGGCAGAAAAAGCTTCATCCGGTGCCATGATCACCCCATATGTTGGAATGGTATTTAAGAGTGATGATGAAGCTTTTGAGTATTATGGCAATTTTGCTAGAAAGAATGGGTTTTCTGTTAGGAAGGAAAGGTCTAGGGTTAGCCCCCAGTTGGGGATTTACAAGCGTGACTTTGTTTGTTACCGTTCTGGATTCGCCCCGGTGAAGAGGAAGCCCAATGGAGAACACCATAGAGATAGGAAATCGGTTAGGTGTGGATGCGATGCGAAAATGTATCTGTCTAAGGAGGTGGTTGAAGGTGTTTCCCAGTGGTTTGTTGTGCAATTCAGCAATATCCACAATCATGAGCTATTGGAAGATGACCAAGTGCGCCTTCTTCCGGCTTATCGAAAGATTCACGAGGCCGATCAAGAGCGCATACTATTGCTTTCTAAAGCAGGGTTTCCGATACATCGGATAGTGAAGATGTTAGAGCTGGAAAAGGGGATTCAAGGTGGGCAATTGCCCTATTTGGAGAGGGATGTGAGGAACTTTGTTCAAAACCGTAAGAAGGTTGTTCAAGAGAACGAGGCATTGCTCagtgagaagagagaaaacgATCTATCAGAACTTCTTGAGGCATGCAAAGCCATGAAAGAAGTTGATGTTGACTTTGTTTATGATTTTACAGTGGATGAGAATGATAAAGTTGAAAATGTAGCTTGGTCATATGGTGACTCTGTTAATGCAAATGCTATGTTTGGGGATGTAGTTTATTTCGACACGACATATCGATCAATCACTTATGGATTGCTCTTTGGAGTGTGGTTTGGTATTGATAGCTGTGGCAGAACCATCTTTTTCGGTTCTGTTTTGTTGCAGGATGAAACTCCTCAGTCCTTCTCATGGGCATTGCAG ACTTTTGTCCGATTCATGAACGGAAGATGTCCACAAACAATTCTAACTGATCTTGACCCCGGGCTTAAAGATGCCATTAGAAGCGAATATCCAGGAACTAAACATGTCATTCCACCATGGAATATTCTATACAAGGTACCAAGTTGGTTTTCTCTTCATGTTGGGCCACGCTATGCAGAATTTAAATCCATGTTTGATGCATTAATTCAAATTGAGAATACCGAGGAGTTTGAACTACAGTGGAGAGACATGATTTCTGTGTTTGGATTTGGTTCAGATAAACACATTGGTTTACTGTATTCTGTTCGAGCATCCTGGGCACAATCCTATGTGAGAGGTTACTTTCTAGCTCGAATGTCTACAATAGCTTACTCAAAATCAATAGATGCTTTTCTGAAAGGGATCTTCGCCGCACAAACATGTTTGCGTAGCTTTTTCGAGCAG ATTGGCATTTCTGCGAACATCCAACATCAAGCGCATCAGGAGACTCACTATATGCATCTGAAAACTTGCATACCTGTTGAAGAGCATGCACGGAGTATCCTCACGCCTTTTGCTTTTAATGCTTTGCAGCAAGAGTTATTGCTGGCCATGCAATATGCTGCATCTGAGATGGCCAATGGATCGTATATTGTGCGGCATTTCAAAAGTATGGATGGAGAACGGCTTGTAATATGGTTGGCCGAAGACGAACAAATTCACTGCTCTTGCAAGGAATTTGAATCCTCTGGGATATTATGCAGACATGCTCTTCGTGTGTTCATCTTAAAGAATTACTTTCAGCTGCCTGACAAATACTATTTAAGCAGATGGAGACGGGAATGTACTTTACTGATTGATGATGATCACAACAATCAAATTACTGATGGGGAGTGGTTTCAAGAGTACCAGTCCCTAGCCGAAACTTTATTTTCAGAATCCTCGATTACAAAGGAACGATCTGACTATGCTCGAAGTGAACTGACAAAAGAACTTACCAGGATTCTCAATGAGGTCAGAAATCTGCCGGACACCGATGAAGTCCTAATGAACATGACTGTATCGCCGACCAGTTAG